From a single Nostoc sp. MS1 genomic region:
- a CDS encoding transposase, with protein MLKNEYLKQWTNIVSQKMPHLTLPQVVGLATWSFGIVMTRSSSLSKVSKFIAQVNSEKANTVRQRLKEWYEEASAKKGLHRRTLDVSSCFAPLLLWVISLLPTNIKRIALALDATSIGNKFVVLSVNILLAGCGIPIAWCVVKAHEPGSWKGHWHNLLTAIKDAIPTEFDVIVTADRGLYACWLYELIVAAGWHPFLRINHQGTYRLPSGNTWHPLKDVVCTPGTSWSGRIICFVTNPVECTLLARWDFGYKDPWLILTDLEPMSASALWYGLRPSTECVYRDVKGDGWDWHHTRLLSPQRAERLWLAIAVATLWMVMLGGEAENQSSPPTLEQLPPRHVVFSQPFHLHPQRQISCFLLGLLTLIADLLNHLPIHLPSWSAFPHTPVDDFFCFNSS; from the coding sequence ATGCTGAAAAATGAGTACCTCAAACAATGGACAAATATAGTGTCACAGAAAATGCCACATCTGACGTTACCACAAGTGGTAGGGCTGGCAACATGGAGTTTTGGCATAGTGATGACAAGATCAAGTAGCTTGAGCAAAGTGTCAAAATTCATAGCTCAAGTCAACTCAGAAAAGGCAAATACAGTACGTCAAAGATTAAAAGAATGGTATGAGGAAGCCTCTGCCAAAAAAGGGCTTCATCGTCGGACTCTAGATGTAAGTAGTTGTTTTGCGCCATTGCTGTTATGGGTGATCAGTTTGCTACCTACCAATATCAAGCGTATTGCGCTAGCACTAGACGCAACCAGTATCGGCAATAAGTTTGTAGTCTTATCAGTAAACATACTCTTGGCGGGTTGTGGAATCCCGATAGCATGGTGTGTGGTCAAAGCACATGAGCCAGGAAGTTGGAAAGGGCATTGGCACAATCTGCTCACAGCAATCAAAGATGCCATCCCAACTGAGTTTGATGTCATAGTCACTGCTGACAGAGGACTGTATGCTTGTTGGTTGTATGAATTGATTGTGGCTGCTGGCTGGCATCCGTTTTTACGTATTAACCATCAAGGAACTTATCGCCTGCCATCTGGGAATACATGGCATCCACTAAAAGATGTGGTTTGTACCCCTGGAACATCTTGGTCAGGTCGAATTATTTGCTTTGTCACCAATCCCGTTGAATGTACATTGCTTGCCCGTTGGGATTTTGGTTACAAAGACCCTTGGTTGATTTTGACTGACCTTGAACCCATGAGCGCCTCTGCACTCTGGTACGGTTTACGTCCTTCTACAGAATGTGTTTATCGGGATGTCAAAGGAGATGGTTGGGATTGGCATCATACTCGTTTGCTCTCACCACAACGTGCTGAACGTTTGTGGTTAGCCATCGCTGTTGCCACTCTTTGGATGGTGATGCTGGGGGGCGAAGCGGAAAATCAATCTTCTCCCCCAACTCTCGAACAACTTCCACCTCGACATGTTGTCTTTTCTCAGCCTTTCCACCTTCATCCTCAGCGTCAGATTTCTTGTTTTTTGTTAGGCCTGTTGACCCTGATTGCTGATTTACTCAACCATCTTCCTATTCATCTTCCCAGTTGGAGTGCTTTTCCTCATACTCCTGTTGACGATTTCTTTTGCTTCAATTCCTCCTAA
- a CDS encoding gamma carbonic anhydrase family protein — translation MSTSSYWPSPDFSHAAFIAANAVVVGSVKIAAGASIWYGAVVRGDVESIDIGECTNVQDGAILHGDPGLPTVLEDFVTVGHRAVIHSAHIERGCLIGIGAVILNGVRVGAGSIIGAGSVVTKNIPPLSLVVGLPGKISRPVTPEEAADLIKHAERYKKLALVHAGKGSDIGFYQSGE, via the coding sequence GTGTCTACCTCTTCTTACTGGCCTTCTCCCGATTTTTCTCACGCCGCCTTCATCGCCGCCAATGCTGTTGTTGTTGGTTCCGTCAAAATAGCAGCAGGAGCAAGCATTTGGTACGGTGCAGTAGTTAGGGGAGATGTGGAAAGCATTGACATTGGTGAATGCACAAATGTTCAAGATGGAGCAATTCTACACGGTGATCCCGGTTTGCCAACAGTATTGGAAGACTTTGTTACTGTAGGACACCGTGCTGTAATACATTCTGCCCATATTGAGCGCGGTTGTTTAATAGGCATCGGCGCAGTAATTTTAAATGGAGTCCGCGTAGGTGCTGGTAGCATCATAGGTGCTGGATCTGTTGTAACTAAGAATATACCCCCCTTGTCACTAGTTGTAGGTCTTCCTGGGAAAATTTCCCGTCCCGTCACCCCAGAAGAAGCCGCAGACCTCATCAAACATGCGGAACGTTACAAAAAGTTAGCATTAGTTCATGCGGGGAAAGGTAGCGATATTGGCTTTTATCAGAGTGGGGAGTAG
- a CDS encoding TIGR02652 family protein has protein sequence MMNPGLQYPIFGPDIQCPHCRQTIPALTLTDTYLCPRHGAFEANPKNGELVHLQSGRHWRRWNNEWYRQHTHPDGIRFEIHEALDKLYTQGYRATKVIIAKRYQELMSGYLERSTPWRSGQPETSSARLYGLPVEFSPDSSDDPCWEVINFDLDKEPGVPVRYPYFRLFE, from the coding sequence ATGATGAATCCAGGCTTGCAGTACCCTATATTTGGCCCTGATATACAGTGTCCCCATTGTCGCCAAACGATTCCGGCGCTGACACTGACTGATACCTATTTGTGTCCCCGTCATGGCGCTTTTGAAGCTAACCCCAAAAATGGGGAATTAGTTCATCTACAATCTGGTCGCCATTGGCGGAGATGGAATAATGAATGGTATCGACAACATACTCATCCCGATGGCATTCGGTTTGAAATCCACGAAGCCTTAGATAAGCTATACACCCAAGGGTATCGAGCTACAAAGGTAATTATTGCCAAGCGTTATCAGGAATTGATGAGTGGTTATTTAGAACGCAGCACTCCTTGGCGTTCTGGACAGCCGGAAACCTCATCGGCAAGATTATACGGCTTACCTGTTGAATTTAGTCCCGACTCATCAGATGACCCCTGTTGGGAAGTGATTAATTTCGATTTGGATAAAGAACCGGGTGTTCCTGTGCGCTACCCTTATTTCCGATTATTTGAATAA
- a CDS encoding VOC family protein: MHHASIRTANIHRAIAFYEILGFTVCERFTTGYTLACWMEGLGGRIELIQIPEPKPAPDAFADEHYVGYYHLSFDLTQTTPDLPGWLTDLQERVSQVAELSPLKILLEPTQQQIGDRIFEVAFIADTDGLPLEFIRALSKIN, translated from the coding sequence ATGCACCACGCCTCTATTCGGACTGCGAATATCCATCGAGCGATCGCCTTTTATGAAATACTAGGCTTTACAGTTTGTGAACGCTTCACAACAGGCTATACCCTAGCTTGCTGGATGGAAGGACTAGGCGGCAGAATTGAACTCATCCAAATTCCTGAACCAAAACCAGCCCCCGATGCTTTTGCAGATGAGCATTATGTGGGTTATTATCACCTGTCATTCGATTTAACTCAAACTACACCAGATTTACCTGGATGGTTGACAGATTTGCAAGAACGTGTATCTCAGGTTGCAGAATTGTCACCATTGAAAATACTCTTAGAGCCGACACAGCAGCAGATAGGCGATCGCATTTTTGAAGTGGCTTTTATTGCTGATACAGATGGCTTACCATTGGAATTTATCAGAGCTTTAAGTAAAATTAACTAA
- a CDS encoding M16 family metallopeptidase: MSVSSIWYRYRLYVLLFSISLITVLSFSNKPAESQYRTALSQDNSQTILVAKQSNQFQVTGNVHKTVLDNGLTVLIKEVNAVPVVSVQMWYKFGSRQEKRGDNGIAHQLEHMMFKGTQSRPIQFGTLFSALGSESNAFTSYDQTAYYGTVERDKLKALLLLEADRMENAVIDAEKLASEKRVVISELQGYENNPEYRLNRAVMQAVFPNHPYGLPVGGTKADVEKFQVEQVQKYYQNYYSPDNAVLIIVGDCQAEKTLAMVKEIFGDIPKRQQSTVNSPQSTVNSQQSTVKTPIVLKEPGGAGLLQVIYPLPQVTHPDIPALEVVDYILTEGRNSRLYQALVESGLASEVEASIGGLQEAGWYELLVTADPDQDLGKIDSVVKGAIANLSRNGAKAEELARAKRQLEATIILSNRTITDQATQLGNDETTASDYRFTDYYLAAVRQVQSQDVVRVVNKYLQKSQRKVGIFTPTSYQQKEINSKKPSHQTQENLTGGVSVPSSEVMKYLPSLESTDTTGHKSSTRLPQQFTLANGLQVFLLPDKSTPTVTLSGYIKAGTEFDPNGQAGLASLVADSLMSGTKSKNASTLAKVLDDRGITLDFAAYRNGMRIQGDSLAEDFPVLIQTLADTLKNSKFPQQELELNRQQALTSLKMELDDPEEVARRVFLQSIYPKKHPLHDFPTVESLRKIRRQDVIAFNQKYYRPDTTVLVLVGDFEPNQVRSQIEAEFANWQATGEPPTIKYPQVPLPKTITRVNPVIPGKTQAITYIGYTGIKRQDPRFYVAQVLNQILGGDTLSSRLGSEVRDRQGLTYGIYSDFLAEKDFGTFWIEMQTSPEDVNKAIASTQKVLAQINQEGVTTSEVDTAKRTLTGNYNVSLADPEELTHKILMNHVYGLDKSELHSYTEKIEQVTLAEVNQAARELLHPDQVVVVTVGPSMVATQGVK; the protein is encoded by the coding sequence ATGTCTGTATCGTCTATCTGGTATCGTTACCGTCTTTATGTTTTATTGTTCAGTATCTCTTTAATTACAGTATTATCCTTTAGTAATAAACCTGCTGAAAGTCAATATAGAACCGCATTGAGCCAAGACAATTCCCAGACAATATTAGTGGCAAAACAATCCAATCAATTTCAGGTAACAGGAAATGTCCACAAGACAGTGCTGGACAATGGTTTAACTGTATTAATCAAAGAAGTAAATGCTGTACCAGTTGTCAGTGTACAGATGTGGTACAAATTTGGTTCGCGCCAGGAAAAACGAGGAGACAACGGCATTGCCCATCAGCTAGAACATATGATGTTCAAAGGCACACAAAGCCGTCCTATTCAATTTGGCACTTTATTTAGTGCTTTAGGCAGCGAATCCAACGCCTTCACCAGTTACGACCAAACAGCATATTACGGCACAGTAGAAAGAGACAAGCTAAAAGCACTGCTGCTGCTAGAAGCAGACAGAATGGAAAATGCAGTCATTGACGCGGAGAAACTAGCCAGTGAGAAGCGAGTAGTTATTTCCGAATTACAGGGTTATGAAAATAACCCAGAATACCGCCTTAACCGTGCGGTGATGCAAGCCGTATTTCCCAACCATCCTTATGGCTTACCCGTAGGCGGAACTAAGGCAGATGTAGAAAAATTTCAAGTTGAGCAAGTACAAAAATACTATCAAAACTATTACAGCCCTGACAACGCCGTCTTAATAATTGTCGGCGACTGCCAAGCCGAAAAAACCTTGGCAATGGTAAAAGAGATATTTGGTGATATACCTAAGCGTCAACAGTCCACAGTCAACAGTCCACAGTCAACAGTCAACAGTCAACAGTCAACAGTTAAAACTCCTATAGTCCTGAAAGAACCAGGCGGTGCAGGACTTTTACAAGTGATTTACCCACTACCACAGGTGACTCATCCAGATATACCAGCCTTGGAAGTTGTGGATTACATTTTGACTGAGGGGCGCAACTCTCGGTTGTATCAGGCGTTGGTAGAATCGGGTTTAGCTAGTGAAGTAGAAGCCTCTATTGGTGGTTTGCAGGAGGCTGGTTGGTATGAGTTGCTAGTGACGGCAGATCCAGACCAAGATTTAGGTAAAATTGATTCGGTAGTGAAGGGTGCGATCGCTAATCTTTCTCGCAATGGTGCAAAAGCGGAGGAATTAGCCAGAGCGAAAAGACAGTTAGAAGCTACCATTATTTTGAGTAACCGTACCATAACTGACCAAGCTACCCAGTTAGGCAATGATGAGACAACGGCTAGTGATTATCGTTTTACTGACTATTATTTAGCTGCTGTTAGGCAGGTACAATCACAAGATGTAGTGCGTGTAGTTAACAAATACTTACAGAAATCTCAACGGAAAGTAGGTATTTTTACACCAACATCGTATCAGCAAAAAGAAATTAATAGCAAAAAACCATCACACCAAACGCAAGAAAACCTTACTGGTGGTGTGTCTGTGCCATCATCGGAGGTGATGAAATATTTACCATCTCTAGAGTCAACAGATACAACTGGTCATAAGTCTTCAACACGTTTACCACAGCAGTTTACTTTAGCTAATGGCTTACAAGTATTTTTACTACCTGATAAAAGTACACCCACTGTTACCTTGAGTGGATATATCAAAGCTGGTACAGAATTTGACCCAAATGGACAAGCTGGGTTAGCCTCGTTAGTAGCAGATAGCTTGATGAGTGGGACTAAGAGTAAAAATGCTTCAACTCTGGCTAAAGTTTTAGATGACAGGGGTATTACTTTAGATTTTGCTGCATATCGTAACGGAATGCGTATCCAAGGGGATAGTTTAGCTGAAGATTTTCCGGTGCTAATTCAGACCTTAGCGGATACGCTGAAAAATAGCAAATTTCCCCAACAAGAACTGGAACTGAATCGCCAACAAGCTTTAACTTCCTTAAAAATGGAATTAGACGACCCCGAAGAAGTTGCCAGAAGGGTATTTTTACAATCAATTTATCCTAAAAAACATCCCCTGCATGATTTCCCGACGGTGGAGAGTTTACGCAAGATTCGCCGTCAAGATGTGATTGCTTTTAATCAAAAATATTATCGTCCAGATACTACTGTGTTGGTGTTGGTGGGAGATTTTGAACCTAACCAAGTGCGATCGCAAATTGAAGCAGAGTTTGCTAATTGGCAAGCTACTGGAGAACCACCAACTATAAAATATCCCCAAGTACCCTTACCAAAAACTATCACCAGAGTAAATCCTGTCATTCCTGGAAAAACTCAAGCTATTACTTACATCGGTTATACAGGTATTAAGCGCCAAGACCCTAGATTTTATGTAGCGCAAGTATTAAACCAAATTTTGGGAGGAGATACCTTATCTAGTAGATTAGGGTCAGAAGTGCGCGATCGCCAAGGTTTAACTTACGGCATTTATAGCGACTTCCTCGCCGAAAAAGATTTTGGGACATTTTGGATTGAAATGCAAACCAGTCCTGAAGATGTGAATAAAGCGATCGCCAGCACCCAAAAAGTGCTTGCACAAATTAACCAAGAAGGTGTAACTACATCAGAAGTAGATACAGCCAAACGTACTTTAACTGGTAACTATAATGTATCTTTGGCAGACCCAGAAGAATTAACCCATAAAATCTTGATGAATCATGTTTATGGGTTAGATAAGAGCGAACTGCACTCTTATACTGAGAAAATAGAGCAAGTCACCCTAGCCGAAGTGAATCAAGCAGCTCGTGAGTTACTCCACCCAGATCAAGTAGTAGTAGTAACAGTTGGGCCTTCTATGGTAGCTACACAAGGCGTTAAGTAA
- a CDS encoding SRPBCC family protein: protein MLHFQHSSVINASPEVVWKFHERSDILQLLTPPWQPMRVVRREGGLEVGAITEFKLFLGPVPLTWLARHTECEKYRLFTDTQISGPFESWIHRHRFELENGKTKLTDDISYVMPGGDAVEFIGGWLVQAQLEAMFRYRHFVTKRECE from the coding sequence ATGCTGCACTTTCAACATTCTTCAGTAATTAACGCTTCCCCAGAAGTAGTTTGGAAATTCCATGAAAGATCGGATATTTTGCAACTACTAACACCACCTTGGCAACCAATGCGAGTAGTCCGCAGGGAAGGAGGGTTAGAAGTAGGGGCAATTACAGAGTTTAAGTTATTTCTCGGCCCCGTTCCCTTAACTTGGTTAGCGCGTCACACGGAATGCGAGAAATATCGCTTGTTTACCGATACACAAATATCCGGGCCTTTTGAATCTTGGATACATCGTCATCGTTTTGAACTAGAAAATGGTAAAACCAAGCTGACTGATGATATTTCCTATGTTATGCCCGGTGGAGATGCTGTGGAGTTTATCGGCGGCTGGCTAGTACAAGCACAATTAGAAGCTATGTTTCGCTACCGCCATTTTGTAACTAAACGGGAATGTGAGTAG
- a CDS encoding CPXCG motif-containing cysteine-rich protein produces MQNTAEFYCAYCGEPNLTFIDLSAGGQQSYVEDCQVCCRPNILYIRVDEDTLDIEIDTEYEG; encoded by the coding sequence ATGCAAAATACAGCCGAATTTTACTGTGCCTACTGTGGGGAACCAAACTTAACTTTTATTGATTTAAGTGCAGGTGGACAACAATCTTATGTAGAAGATTGCCAAGTTTGTTGTCGTCCAAATATCTTATATATCAGAGTTGACGAAGATACCCTAGATATCGAAATTGATACAGAATATGAAGGGTAG
- a CDS encoding B12-binding domain-containing radical SAM protein, which translates to MTSSLFSSERLLFTPATPESNAIPIIFAFPNEYTVGITSLGYQVVWATLAMRSDVQVSRLFTDTYEPLPRNPEIVGFSISWELDYVNILNLLESLSIPTSTINRDDSHPIVFGGGPVLTANPEPFAEFFDVILLGDGENLLGNLIDAYKEVRNASRQTQLLALAQVPGIYVPSLYTVEYEAADGAISSIKPISAEVPAIVQKQTYRGNTLSASTVVTEKAAWENIFMVEVVRSCPEMCRFCLASYLTLPFRTASLEGSLIPAIEKGLQVTNRLGLLGASVTQHPEFTALLDYISQPKYDDVRLSIASVRTNTVTEQLAATLAKRDTRSLTIAVESGSQKVRQIVNKKLHNDEIIQAAVNAKAGGLSALKLYGMVGIPGEEAEDLDATVAMMRSIKKAAPGLRLTLGCSTFVPKAHTPFQWYGVNRQAEKRLQSLQKQLKPQGIDFRPESYNWSIIQALISRGDRRISQLLQLTRNFGDSLGSYKRAFKQLKGQIPDLEFYVHSDWSTEQVLPWSHLQGPLPQSTLLKHLAEATSHFRKELQPLN; encoded by the coding sequence GTGACATCTTCTTTATTTAGTTCTGAACGCCTCTTATTTACACCTGCTACGCCAGAAAGTAACGCCATACCAATAATATTTGCGTTTCCCAATGAATATACAGTGGGAATCACCAGCTTAGGCTATCAGGTAGTATGGGCGACTTTGGCAATGCGTAGTGATGTCCAGGTTAGCCGATTATTTACTGATACTTATGAACCGCTACCAAGAAATCCTGAAATTGTTGGATTTTCTATTTCTTGGGAATTAGATTATGTAAATATTCTCAATTTGCTGGAGTCTTTATCAATTCCTACCAGCACAATTAATCGTGATGATTCTCATCCCATAGTTTTCGGTGGAGGACCTGTTCTTACAGCTAACCCAGAACCTTTTGCCGAGTTTTTTGATGTCATTTTGTTAGGAGATGGAGAGAATTTATTAGGTAATTTAATTGATGCTTATAAAGAAGTGAGAAATGCTTCTAGGCAAACTCAACTTTTAGCACTCGCACAAGTACCGGGAATTTATGTTCCTAGTTTGTATACTGTGGAGTATGAAGCAGCAGATGGGGCGATAAGTTCTATTAAACCAATTTCGGCGGAAGTTCCAGCCATAGTGCAGAAGCAGACTTATCGGGGGAACACCTTATCAGCATCAACTGTAGTTACCGAAAAGGCAGCTTGGGAAAATATTTTCATGGTGGAAGTGGTGCGCAGTTGTCCAGAAATGTGCCGCTTCTGTTTAGCGAGTTACTTAACATTACCCTTTAGAACAGCTAGTTTAGAAGGTTCATTAATTCCAGCAATTGAGAAAGGCTTACAGGTAACAAATCGCTTAGGATTATTGGGTGCTTCTGTAACTCAGCATCCAGAATTTACCGCCCTATTGGATTATATTAGTCAACCAAAGTATGATGATGTGCGCCTCAGTATTGCCTCAGTCCGCACGAATACGGTGACAGAACAACTAGCGGCAACTTTGGCAAAACGAGACACGCGATCGCTTACTATTGCTGTAGAAAGTGGTTCCCAAAAAGTCCGGCAAATCGTCAACAAAAAACTCCACAATGACGAAATCATTCAAGCCGCCGTCAATGCCAAAGCTGGTGGTTTGTCAGCCTTGAAACTCTACGGTATGGTAGGCATCCCAGGAGAAGAAGCGGAAGATTTAGACGCAACTGTAGCAATGATGCGGAGTATTAAAAAGGCTGCCCCAGGGTTGCGCCTAACTTTGGGTTGTAGTACGTTTGTCCCGAAAGCCCATACACCATTCCAATGGTATGGGGTAAATCGTCAAGCAGAAAAGCGTCTACAGTCCTTACAGAAACAATTAAAACCCCAAGGGATAGATTTCCGCCCAGAAAGTTATAATTGGTCTATAATCCAGGCTTTGATATCTAGAGGCGATCGCCGCATCTCCCAACTGCTTCAACTCACACGCAACTTTGGCGACTCCTTGGGCAGTTACAAACGTGCCTTCAAACAACTTAAAGGCCAAATCCCTGACTTAGAATTTTACGTGCATAGCGATTGGTCAACAGAACAAGTACTACCTTGGAGCCACTTGCAAGGGCCGTTACCACAGTCTACACTACTAAAGCATTTGGCTGAAGCCACTAGTCATTTCCGCAAAGAACTACAGCCATTAAATTAA
- a CDS encoding SemiSWEET transporter → MDFLTILGLIAATLTTVAFLPQVWRTWKTKSAKDVSFIMLIAFMSGLFLWLIYGIILNALPIILANSITLVLNFIILWLKIKYR, encoded by the coding sequence ATGGATTTTTTGACAATTCTCGGACTCATTGCCGCAACATTAACCACTGTTGCCTTTTTGCCGCAAGTGTGGCGAACGTGGAAAACAAAGTCAGCAAAAGATGTTTCTTTCATCATGCTGATTGCCTTTATGAGTGGTCTTTTTTTGTGGTTAATTTATGGAATTATCCTCAATGCTTTGCCAATTATTCTGGCTAACAGTATCACTTTAGTTTTAAATTTTATAATTTTATGGCTTAAAATTAAATATAGATAA